One Hordeum vulgare subsp. vulgare chromosome 4H, MorexV3_pseudomolecules_assembly, whole genome shotgun sequence DNA window includes the following coding sequences:
- the LOC123447478 gene encoding major pollen allergen Hol l 1-like translates to MASSSSSALLVAAVLAVVVCGAHGIAKVPCGPNITATYVSEWKDAKTTWYGKPTGAGPKDNGGACGYKEVDKAPFFGMTSCGNVPIFKDGRGCGSCFELKCTKPEACSGEPTIVTITDKNEEPIAAYHFDLSGHAFGTMAKKGQEQKLRDAGEVEIKFRRVKCKYPEGTKVNFHVEKGSSPNYLALVVKFLQGDGDVVAVDIKPKGKDKWIELKESWGAVWRIDTPDKLIGPFSVRYTTEGGTKTVAEDVIPKGWKPDTSYETK, encoded by the coding sequence ATGGCTTCTTCGTCCTCGTCGGCGCTGCTGGTTGCGGCTGTGTTGGCCGTGGTCGTGTGCGGCGCGCACGGCATCGCCAAGGTTCCCTGTGGCCCCAACATCACGGCGACCTACGTCAGCGAGTGGAAAGACGCCAAGACGACGTGGTACGGCAAGCCGACGGGCGCCGGTCCCAAGGACAACGGCGGCGCCTGCGGGTACAAGGAGGTGGACAAGGCCCCCTTCTTCGGCATGACCTCCTGCGGCAACGTCCCCATCTTCAAGGACGGCCGCGGCTGCGGCTCCTGCTTCGAGCTCAAGTGCACCAAGCCCGAGGCCTGCTCCGGCGAGCCCACCATCGTCACCATCACCGACAAGAACGAGGAGCCCATCGCGGCGTACCACTTCGACCTGTCCGGCCATGCCTTCGGCACCATGGCCAAGAAGGGCCAGGAGCAGAAGCTGCGCGACGCCGGCGAGGTGGAGATCAAGTTCCGCCGCGTCAAGTGCAAGTACCCGGAGGGCACCAAGGTGAACTTCCACGTGGAGAAGGGCTCCAGCCCCAACTACCTCGCCCTGGTTGTCAAGTTCCTCCAGGGCGACGGCGACGTGGTGGCCGTGGACATCAAGCCCAAGGGCAAGGACAAGTGGATCGAGCTCAAGGAATCGTGGGGAGCCGTTTGGAGGATCGACACACCTGACAAGCTCATCGGCCCATTCTCCGTCCGCTACACCACCGAGGGCGGCACCAAGACCGTCGCCGAGGACGTCATCCCCAAGGGCTGGAAGCCCGACACCTCCTACGAGACCAAGTGA